A genomic window from Streptomyces sp. 846.5 includes:
- a CDS encoding isoprenyl transferase translates to MDLGRVIRRTPVLRQLTYGLYGRRVEAHLDRTAVPRHVGVMLDGNRRWARAAGMSTVDGHQSGADKIPDFLSWCEEVGVEVVTLWMLSTDNLSRPKEELVPLLGIIEQAVRDLAATGHWRVHPVGALDLLPASTSAVLKEAEQATAHHTGILVNVAVGYGGRHEIADAVRKLLQEQAALGTSVEQLAEIIDVEHIARHLYTSGQPDPDLVIRTSGEQRLSGFLLWQSAHSEFYFCEAYWPAFRKVDFLRALRDYANRQRRFGG, encoded by the coding sequence ATGGACCTCGGCAGGGTCATCCGCCGCACACCGGTGCTCCGACAGTTGACCTACGGGCTCTACGGCCGCCGGGTCGAGGCGCATCTGGACCGGACCGCGGTGCCGCGCCACGTCGGGGTGATGCTGGACGGCAACCGCCGCTGGGCCCGGGCCGCCGGAATGTCCACCGTGGACGGACACCAGAGCGGCGCCGACAAGATCCCGGACTTCCTCAGCTGGTGCGAGGAGGTCGGCGTCGAGGTGGTCACCCTGTGGATGCTGTCCACCGACAACCTCAGCCGCCCCAAGGAGGAGCTCGTCCCGCTGCTCGGCATCATCGAGCAGGCGGTGCGCGACCTCGCCGCCACCGGGCACTGGCGGGTCCACCCGGTCGGCGCCCTGGACCTGCTGCCCGCGAGCACCTCCGCGGTGCTCAAGGAGGCCGAGCAGGCCACCGCCCACCACACCGGGATACTCGTCAATGTCGCCGTCGGCTACGGCGGCCGCCACGAGATCGCCGACGCGGTCCGCAAGCTGCTGCAGGAGCAGGCCGCACTGGGCACCTCGGTCGAACAGCTGGCCGAAATCATCGACGTCGAGCACATCGCCCGCCACCTCTACACCAGCGGCCAGCCCGACCCCGACCTGGTCATCCGCACCTCGGGCGAGCAGCGCCTGTCCGGTTTCCTGCTCTGGCAGAGCGCGCACTCCGAGTTCTACTTCTGCGAGGCGTACTGGCCGGCCTTCCGCAAGGTCGACTTCCTCCGGGCCCTGCGCGACTACGCCAACCGCCAGCGCCGCTTCGGCGGCTGA